A single Sulfurimonas aquatica DNA region contains:
- a CDS encoding class I SAM-dependent methyltransferase yields the protein MYEDKERWNKRHVEQPMRHSIEPIVEKYIDRATVGNALDIACGIGRNTHFMAEKGFLVDAVDFSDYALSEIKNLATITKIEADLDEYNLEYNKYDLIININYLNRRLLPQIKETLKSGGLLIFETFIVAHGDFQQPSNPEYLLRKNELLHAFIGLDIIYYEEHDDVNLRGEKTRVASLVARKA from the coding sequence ATGTACGAAGATAAAGAACGCTGGAATAAACGCCACGTAGAACAACCTATGAGACATAGTATAGAGCCAATAGTTGAGAAGTATATAGATAGAGCGACGGTTGGCAATGCACTTGATATCGCTTGTGGCATAGGTAGAAATACTCACTTTATGGCTGAAAAAGGCTTTTTAGTAGACGCTGTGGACTTTAGTGATTATGCCTTGAGTGAGATTAAAAATCTAGCTACGATTACTAAGATAGAAGCGGATTTAGATGAGTATAATTTAGAGTATAATAAATATGATTTAATCATTAATATTAACTACTTAAATAGAAGACTTTTACCACAGATTAAAGAGACGTTAAAAAGTGGAGGGCTACTTATATTTGAAACTTTTATAGTTGCTCACGGTGACTTTCAACAGCCATCTAATCCAGAGTACTTACTCCGTAAAAATGAATTGCTTCATGCCTTTATAGGTCTTGATATTATTTACTATGAAGAGCATGACGATGTTAACTTAAGAGGTGAAAAGACTCGTGTAGCCTCACTTGTGGCTAGAAAAGCGTAA
- a CDS encoding diacylglycerol kinase, which translates to MKLNKPKYSLFKNGMYALEGFVDMVKNESSFKLQLLLFVVMGVVAWQLPISFVHSSILFLSLFILLIAEAANSAIERVVDLVTMDYHILAKQAKDVSATMVLLSLILTGLIWVAVLCVAFELV; encoded by the coding sequence ATGAAACTAAATAAACCAAAATATTCGCTTTTTAAAAATGGAATGTATGCGCTTGAAGGTTTTGTGGACATGGTGAAAAATGAGAGTTCATTTAAACTTCAGCTTTTACTTTTTGTTGTGATGGGAGTAGTCGCTTGGCAACTTCCTATAAGTTTTGTGCACTCTAGCATACTTTTTCTATCACTTTTTATTCTTCTTATCGCTGAGGCTGCAAACTCCGCTATTGAGAGAGTTGTGGATTTAGTGACGATGGATTACCATATACTTGCCAAGCAGGCTAAGGACGTCTCAGCGACTATGGTACTTTTAAGTCTCATACTCACTGGACTTATCTGGGTGGCTGTTTTATGTGTGGCGTTTGAACTAGTTTAG
- the nspC gene encoding carboxynorspermidine decarboxylase, which produces MNLEDIKTPCYVCEEELLEKNLQLLDYVQKKSGAKIILALKGFAMHATFPLISKYLHGCTASGLHEALLAKEKFQKEVHTYSPAFKDEDIDEIAKISDHIVFNTPSQLLRFKDRVKSINQNISLSLRINPEVSSSPVDIYNPCGLYSRLGTTIDNFDESVLEYIDGLNFHALCEQGADELEEVLLAFESNFSKYFDKLEYINFGGGHHITKKGYDIEKLIWLIKEFSSKYNVKVYLEPGEAVGWQTGFLVSSVLDVFENKMAVAILDTSAEAHMPDTLAMPYRADVRESGQAQEKKHTYRLGGNTCLAGDIMGSYSFDKPLQIGDKIIFEDQIHYTFVKNTTFNGIKLPSLAIKRKDGTLDIIKEFGYEEYKNRLS; this is translated from the coding sequence GTGAATTTAGAAGATATTAAAACACCATGCTATGTATGTGAAGAGGAACTTTTAGAAAAGAACCTTCAGCTGCTTGATTACGTACAAAAGAAGAGTGGGGCTAAGATTATCTTAGCTCTCAAAGGTTTTGCGATGCACGCAACATTTCCTCTTATAAGTAAATATCTTCATGGCTGTACCGCTAGTGGACTTCATGAAGCGCTACTTGCAAAAGAAAAGTTTCAAAAAGAGGTACATACTTATTCTCCTGCGTTTAAAGATGAAGATATCGATGAGATAGCTAAAATATCTGATCATATAGTTTTTAATACGCCATCGCAACTTTTGAGATTTAAAGATAGAGTAAAAAGTATAAATCAAAATATAAGTCTCTCTCTTAGGATAAATCCAGAAGTATCTTCATCTCCCGTTGATATTTATAATCCATGTGGACTCTACTCACGACTAGGTACGACCATAGACAACTTTGATGAAAGCGTATTAGAATACATCGATGGACTCAACTTTCATGCCCTGTGTGAGCAGGGTGCAGATGAGCTAGAAGAGGTTCTTTTGGCTTTTGAAAGTAATTTCTCAAAATACTTTGATAAACTAGAGTATATTAACTTTGGTGGTGGGCATCACATAACAAAAAAAGGCTATGACATAGAGAAACTTATTTGGTTAATCAAAGAGTTTTCTTCAAAATATAACGTAAAAGTCTATTTAGAACCTGGGGAAGCGGTGGGATGGCAGACAGGATTTCTTGTTTCATCCGTACTTGATGTTTTTGAGAATAAGATGGCAGTTGCAATTCTTGACACTTCAGCAGAAGCTCACATGCCAGATACTTTAGCAATGCCATACCGTGCTGACGTAAGAGAGAGTGGTCAAGCGCAAGAGAAAAAACATACTTATAGACTAGGTGGAAATACTTGTTTAGCGGGTGACATAATGGGCTCGTACTCTTTTGATAAACCATTGCAAATTGGCGATAAAATTATTTTTGAAGATCAAATTCACTATACGTTTGTAAAAAATACAACTTTTAATGGTATAAAGCTACCATCTTTGGCTATTAAACGCAAAGACGGAACTTTAGATATTATAAAAGAGTTCGGGTATGAAGAGTATAAAAATAGACTTAGTTAA
- a CDS encoding saccharopine dehydrogenase family protein yields the protein MKTTLIIGAGGVSRVVVHKCVQNVKTFGKIVLASRTQERCEEIRRELPNADIVTKALDADKTEEIIALIKEVNPDIVINVALPYQDLTIMDACIATKTPYLDTANYEHPDEAKFEYKLQWERDEKFKEAGIMGLLGSGFDPGVTNVFCAYAQKHYFDEIHTIDILDCNAGDHGYPFATNFNPEINLREVSANGRYWENGKWIETDPMQIHMPWDYPEVGVKESYLLYHEEMESLVKHIKGLKRIRFFMTFGESYLTHMKCLENVGMLGIKEVEHKGQKIVPIEFLKTLLPDPASLGPRTKGKTNIGIVAEGIKDGKSKKIYIYQVSDHEECFKEVNSQAVSYTTGVPAMIGAKLMLEGKWSGVGVYNMEEFDPDVFMDELNVQGLPWKIKEL from the coding sequence ATGAAAACAACGTTGATAATAGGTGCTGGTGGGGTTAGTCGCGTAGTTGTACATAAGTGTGTACAGAATGTAAAAACTTTTGGAAAAATTGTTTTAGCAAGTAGAACGCAAGAGAGATGTGAAGAGATAAGAAGAGAACTTCCAAACGCGGATATAGTTACAAAAGCTTTAGACGCGGATAAAACTGAGGAAATTATCGCTCTTATTAAAGAGGTAAATCCAGACATAGTTATAAACGTGGCTCTTCCTTATCAAGACTTAACTATTATGGATGCATGTATAGCGACTAAAACACCATACTTAGATACGGCTAACTATGAACACCCAGATGAGGCAAAGTTTGAGTATAAACTCCAGTGGGAGAGAGATGAGAAGTTTAAAGAAGCTGGGATTATGGGACTCCTTGGGAGTGGTTTTGACCCTGGCGTTACAAACGTGTTTTGCGCATACGCTCAAAAGCATTATTTTGATGAGATACATACTATAGATATTTTAGATTGTAACGCGGGAGACCATGGATATCCATTTGCTACAAACTTTAACCCTGAGATAAATCTTCGTGAAGTTTCTGCTAATGGACGTTACTGGGAAAATGGCAAATGGATAGAGACTGACCCAATGCAGATACACATGCCATGGGATTATCCTGAAGTTGGCGTAAAAGAGAGTTATCTTCTCTACCACGAAGAGATGGAGTCTTTAGTAAAGCATATTAAAGGGCTTAAGCGCATAAGATTTTTTATGACGTTCGGAGAGAGTTACCTTACGCATATGAAGTGCTTAGAAAACGTTGGAATGCTTGGTATCAAAGAGGTAGAGCATAAGGGACAAAAGATAGTTCCTATAGAGTTCTTAAAAACGCTACTTCCAGATCCCGCTTCACTTGGGCCTCGAACAAAAGGCAAGACAAACATAGGAATAGTGGCAGAGGGTATCAAAGATGGTAAGAGTAAAAAAATTTACATCTATCAAGTAAGTGATCATGAAGAGTGCTTTAAAGAGGTAAACTCTCAAGCAGTCTCTTATACTACGGGAGTTCCGGCAATGATAGGTGCTAAGCTCATGCTAGAGGGTAAATGGAGTGGGGTTGGCGTTTACAATATGGAAGAGTTTGACCCTGACGTATTTATGGATGAGTTGAACGTTCAAGGGCTTCCTTGGAAAATTAAAGAACTATAA
- a CDS encoding FMN-binding protein, with the protein MKNIYVFLLLSLALPLSAKVLISPLDAMKDVYGQDSKVVKKNIMLSKSKFESIQKSAEVKLSTKIYRIFTATKDDKVLGYGVLVNNKVRSKNAVVLYFISEDILKSIEVIAFNEPQEYIPTKTWNDQFRNIDTDNMLLLNRDIPTITGATLSARSITDSSRVAFSIYNELLKDK; encoded by the coding sequence ATGAAAAATATATATGTTTTTTTACTTTTATCCTTAGCGCTTCCACTGAGCGCTAAGGTACTCATCTCTCCTTTAGACGCTATGAAAGATGTTTACGGGCAAGACTCAAAAGTAGTTAAAAAAAATATTATGCTCTCAAAAAGTAAGTTTGAGAGCATACAAAAGAGTGCCGAAGTAAAGCTCTCCACTAAAATATATAGAATATTCACTGCAACCAAAGATGACAAAGTCCTAGGTTATGGCGTTCTTGTAAATAATAAAGTACGTTCTAAAAATGCAGTTGTACTTTACTTTATATCTGAAGATATTTTAAAAAGTATAGAGGTTATCGCATTTAATGAGCCTCAAGAGTATATCCCTACAAAAACATGGAATGATCAGTTTAGAAATATAGATACTGACAATATGCTTCTTTTAAATCGTGACATACCTACTATTACTGGAGCAACTTTGAGCGCTAGAAGCATTACCGATAGCTCAAGGGTGGCATTTAGTATATATAATGAACTTCTAAAGGATAAGTAA
- a CDS encoding porin yields MKNTTLSLLACALMASSSLMASNETDIKALKQEINDLKEITQSLIDETSDLKTGFNYTTVDPTKSHSGLGAAASKVYYSKSPLSIGGYGKMDYSFSSNEGAADTDLIDVYRFIPYIGYKFTDNIIMNTEIEFEHGGSKDGAAGDGYVIIEFMYLDFLRNANFNVRLGNQLMPMGLINEKHEPTLFTTVQRPNTSKKLIPSTWHENGVMAYGQITDNVLYKIGAFSALDLTMGAGEGNDWLRDSRIGSFRNQNRLGLAIVGRLDYTGIDGLFIGASAYNDTDVTMIDAHFDYNNNDFRAYGVITQTTREDAPTGEPQKAKGGFVNIGYDLRSLFASNNKMPVFAQLESVSAQDELAGGGSVESTDTLTIGINYFPHEQVVLKADYAMNKDNSKASNIDEKDIFSLSMGFIF; encoded by the coding sequence ATGAAAAACACTACACTTTCTTTACTCGCTTGTGCCCTTATGGCGTCATCTTCTCTTATGGCTTCAAATGAGACTGACATAAAAGCGTTAAAACAAGAGATTAATGATTTAAAAGAGATTACTCAGAGCCTTATTGATGAGACGAGCGATTTAAAAACTGGTTTTAACTACACTACAGTAGATCCAACAAAGTCTCATAGTGGTCTTGGAGCTGCCGCTTCTAAGGTTTACTACTCAAAGTCTCCACTTAGTATTGGTGGTTATGGAAAAATGGACTACTCATTCTCTTCAAATGAAGGCGCCGCTGATACGGATTTAATCGACGTGTATAGATTTATACCTTACATTGGTTATAAATTTACAGATAACATCATTATGAATACTGAAATTGAGTTTGAACATGGAGGAAGTAAAGATGGAGCCGCTGGTGATGGTTATGTAATCATCGAGTTTATGTATCTTGACTTTTTAAGAAATGCAAACTTTAACGTTAGACTTGGTAACCAATTAATGCCAATGGGTCTAATCAATGAAAAACATGAGCCAACTCTTTTTACAACTGTTCAAAGACCAAATACGTCTAAAAAACTCATCCCTTCAACATGGCATGAAAATGGAGTTATGGCATATGGACAAATAACTGATAACGTACTCTATAAAATAGGTGCTTTTTCCGCTCTTGATTTAACTATGGGTGCGGGTGAAGGAAATGACTGGTTAAGAGATAGTCGTATAGGCTCATTTAGAAATCAAAACAGACTTGGCTTGGCTATTGTTGGTCGCTTAGACTATACGGGCATTGACGGTTTATTTATTGGAGCGTCTGCATACAATGACACTGACGTAACTATGATAGATGCGCATTTTGATTATAATAATAATGACTTTAGAGCCTATGGCGTTATAACGCAGACAACTCGTGAAGATGCGCCTACGGGAGAGCCACAAAAGGCTAAAGGTGGTTTTGTAAACATAGGATATGATTTACGTTCACTCTTCGCCTCTAACAATAAAATGCCAGTTTTTGCTCAGTTAGAGAGTGTCTCAGCTCAAGATGAGTTAGCTGGTGGTGGCTCAGTTGAGTCAACTGATACCTTAACTATAGGTATAAATTACTTTCCTCATGAGCAAGTAGTCCTAAAAGCCGACTATGCGATGAATAAAGACAACTCTAAAGCGAGTAATATTGATGAAAAAGACATCTTTAGTCTCTCTATGGGATTCATATTCTAA
- a CDS encoding FAD:protein FMN transferase, protein MSYRRQTQALFLATFFLFLDVNADVVSKSKVLMGTIVTLSLEENNKRHFKPAFEILNEVENSLSSYKKSSQISLLNKNKRATLDSYSYEALCLGLEYAKITDGYFNVAIGSITKDLYRFGEDERVPSRDELRRSDTSLNSLAFNKKEAHIDARVKIDLGGMGKGFGVDKVSDYLKEKSVSYAVIALSGDIRCLGSCTINVQNPFSDEPFAEFETLKEEMGVSTSGNYNRYVKQMKNNHLINPKTKESQDNFISITLISELKSSDLDAYATAVSVMPRKQAYKFLDGLNIAYIILERDRKLVVSENIKEYVKDLVINDAIKNKPKRIEN, encoded by the coding sequence ATGAGTTACAGACGTCAAACTCAAGCTCTTTTTCTGGCTACGTTCTTTCTTTTTTTAGATGTAAACGCAGACGTAGTGAGCAAGTCAAAAGTACTTATGGGAACTATAGTCACACTCTCACTTGAAGAAAATAACAAAAGGCATTTTAAGCCTGCGTTTGAAATACTAAATGAAGTAGAAAACTCACTCTCTTCATATAAAAAATCCTCACAAATCTCACTTCTAAACAAAAACAAAAGAGCCACATTGGACAGTTACTCTTATGAGGCGCTCTGTTTGGGTCTAGAGTATGCAAAAATTACAGATGGTTACTTTAACGTTGCAATAGGCTCTATTACAAAGGATTTGTATAGATTTGGAGAAGATGAGAGAGTTCCATCAAGGGATGAGTTAAGAAGGAGTGACACTTCTTTAAATAGTTTGGCGTTTAATAAAAAAGAGGCTCATATAGATGCGAGGGTTAAGATAGACTTAGGTGGCATGGGAAAAGGTTTTGGAGTAGATAAGGTGAGTGACTATTTAAAAGAAAAATCAGTTAGCTATGCGGTTATCGCGCTAAGTGGAGACATTCGTTGTTTAGGCTCATGCACTATAAATGTACAAAACCCATTTTCAGATGAACCATTTGCAGAGTTTGAGACTTTAAAAGAGGAGATGGGAGTAAGTACGAGTGGAAACTATAACCGTTATGTAAAGCAGATGAAAAACAACCATCTCATTAATCCTAAAACAAAAGAGTCTCAAGATAACTTTATATCCATTACTCTTATCTCTGAGCTAAAAAGTAGTGATTTAGACGCTTATGCCACCGCCGTAAGCGTTATGCCAAGGAAGCAAGCTTATAAGTTCTTAGATGGCTTAAATATCGCGTATATAATACTTGAGAGAGATAGAAAGCTTGTGGTGAGTGAAAATATAAAAGAGTATGTTAAAGACTTAGTCATTAATGATGCTATCAAAAACAAGCCAAAGCGCATAGAGAATTAA
- a CDS encoding MFS transporter, whose product MFKLVGVINYIVVIFLNAFTDLGHKIIIQNTIFKVYDGDMQIVLTAIVNALVLLPFILVFSPSGFLADKFAKNSILKHSSAFAVFITLGITYSYYNGYFLLAFSMTFLLALQSAIYGPAKYGYIKELVGTKYISSGNAAIQATTTVAILGGIIFYTVLFEGMYSPELVNESEILKAIAPIGWLLVISSIIEWYLASKLPNKMLKPSAKRFQANKYLRGEYLLKNLKAVTRKSEVFEAIIALSLFWSISQVVLAIFGEYAKSELGITNTIFVQGVMALAGVGIVIGSILAAKLSKESINMGLTAVGSVGITLLVFFIPFVKSMPIMAFMFTLFGVFSGFLMVPLNARIQILSSRIHLGTVLAGNNFIQNIFMVSFLILTTIFAYYGMNSEVLFYLMGMVGVYLSYKLVILYFVDTFWSVMRSVSILRHRYNYIGLENIPSKGAVLLISNHVSWLDWIIIQLSIARHINFMMDKDIYEWRGFNYFFKKGDVIPLSPRASKDAFKEASQRLQDKKVVCIFPEGQISKSAELGKFYSGYELIDKSYDGVIVPVFIDGMFGSSFSKYKEQDLKKVFLKRRIVNVYFGKSVSKETKADEMREIINKMKEKYETK is encoded by the coding sequence ATGTTTAAACTAGTAGGGGTTATTAACTACATCGTAGTTATCTTTTTAAATGCTTTTACTGATCTTGGTCATAAAATCATCATCCAAAACACCATCTTTAAAGTCTACGATGGAGATATGCAGATAGTACTGACGGCCATCGTTAACGCTCTTGTGCTTCTCCCTTTTATATTAGTATTTTCTCCCTCTGGTTTTTTAGCGGATAAGTTTGCTAAAAACAGTATCTTAAAACACTCTTCCGCATTTGCCGTATTTATAACGCTAGGTATAACGTACTCTTACTATAATGGCTACTTTTTACTCGCATTTAGTATGACCTTTTTACTGGCACTTCAAAGCGCTATATATGGACCTGCGAAATATGGATATATAAAAGAGTTGGTAGGTACAAAATACATTAGCAGTGGAAACGCGGCAATTCAAGCGACAACAACCGTAGCTATTTTAGGTGGAATCATTTTTTATACTGTTTTATTTGAGGGGATGTATTCTCCGGAGCTTGTAAATGAATCAGAGATCTTAAAAGCCATAGCACCTATAGGATGGTTACTTGTTATAAGCTCCATAATAGAGTGGTATCTCGCTTCTAAACTTCCAAACAAGATGCTTAAACCAAGCGCTAAGAGATTTCAGGCAAACAAATACTTACGAGGCGAGTATTTACTTAAAAACCTCAAAGCTGTAACGCGAAAAAGCGAGGTATTTGAAGCCATCATCGCTCTGAGTCTTTTTTGGTCTATCTCTCAAGTGGTACTTGCTATTTTTGGAGAGTACGCTAAGAGCGAACTTGGAATTACAAACACTATATTTGTCCAAGGCGTTATGGCTCTTGCAGGCGTAGGTATAGTCATAGGCTCAATTTTGGCGGCAAAGTTATCAAAAGAGAGTATAAACATGGGCCTTACTGCTGTTGGTTCAGTCGGTATAACTCTCCTTGTGTTCTTCATTCCCTTTGTAAAGTCGATGCCTATCATGGCCTTTATGTTTACTCTGTTTGGAGTTTTTTCAGGTTTTTTGATGGTGCCACTTAATGCTCGCATTCAGATACTGTCATCTCGTATCCATTTAGGAACGGTGCTAGCCGGTAATAATTTTATACAAAATATTTTTATGGTTTCATTTTTAATTCTTACAACTATCTTTGCCTACTACGGGATGAACTCCGAGGTTCTTTTTTATCTTATGGGTATGGTTGGCGTTTACTTGAGTTATAAGTTAGTAATACTCTACTTTGTAGATACTTTTTGGAGTGTAATGAGATCTGTCTCAATTCTTCGCCATAGATATAACTACATAGGGCTTGAAAACATTCCCTCAAAGGGCGCAGTTCTACTCATAAGTAATCACGTTAGTTGGCTTGATTGGATTATCATACAGCTCTCAATTGCTAGACATATAAACTTTATGATGGATAAAGATATATATGAATGGAGAGGCTTTAACTATTTCTTTAAAAAAGGAGATGTGATACCTCTCTCTCCTCGTGCTTCAAAAGACGCGTTTAAAGAGGCAAGCCAAAGACTTCAAGATAAAAAAGTTGTTTGTATCTTCCCTGAGGGACAAATAAGCAAATCAGCTGAGTTGGGGAAGTTTTATTCTGGGTATGAGCTTATAGATAAGAGCTATGATGGCGTAATCGTCCCCGTCTTTATAGATGGAATGTTTGGGAGTAGCTTTTCAAAGTACAAAGAGCAAGATTTAAAAAAGGTTTTTCTTAAACGCCGCATAGTTAATGTTTACTTTGGAAAGTCAGTCAGTAAAGAGACAAAAGCGGATGAGATGAGAGAAATTATTAATAAGATGAAGGAAAAATATGAAACTAAATAA
- a CDS encoding DNA alkylation repair protein, with protein MAELLKNLYNKEYMTLLANTIETEFISFDSDNFLQSIFFDNWQNLELKQRMRHISTTLGEYLPKDYSKAINILQNVFKKMNNAYALENMIFQDFVEVYGLEKFDISINALGVFTVGSSSEFAIRTFILKYPQEAMEKMLLYAKSDNEHLRRLASEGSRPRLPWAISLPLFKKEPQRVLEILEILKDDESAYVRKSIANNLNDISKDNPELVKEIASSWIGESKNRDMLLKHGCRTLLKQSDRETLELFGYSKPDFINILNFQYSTEVEMGEALNFSFNIVSEKKLGKLRVEYAIYFLRKNQQRNKKVFKISEFDSQEKEKRFLKSYSFKPISTRVYYRGLQKLSIIINGIVFKEVEFTLF; from the coding sequence ATGGCTGAGTTATTAAAGAATTTATACAATAAAGAGTATATGACACTTTTAGCAAATACCATAGAAACTGAATTTATTTCATTTGACTCAGATAATTTTCTGCAGAGTATTTTTTTTGATAATTGGCAAAACCTAGAACTGAAACAGAGGATGAGACACATTTCGACTACTTTGGGAGAGTATTTACCAAAGGACTATAGTAAAGCGATAAATATTCTTCAAAATGTATTTAAAAAAATGAACAATGCTTATGCACTTGAAAACATGATATTTCAAGATTTTGTTGAAGTCTATGGGTTAGAGAAGTTTGATATCTCCATAAACGCTCTTGGAGTTTTCACAGTTGGATCTTCGTCTGAATTTGCCATTCGTACTTTTATACTAAAGTATCCCCAAGAAGCCATGGAGAAAATGCTCCTTTATGCTAAGTCTGATAATGAACATCTACGTAGATTAGCAAGTGAGGGTTCCCGCCCTCGCCTACCTTGGGCAATATCACTTCCTTTATTTAAAAAAGAGCCTCAAAGAGTTTTAGAAATCCTTGAAATATTAAAGGATGATGAGAGTGCCTATGTCAGGAAGAGTATTGCAAATAACTTAAACGACATCTCTAAAGATAATCCAGAGCTTGTTAAAGAGATAGCGTCTTCATGGATTGGAGAGAGTAAAAATAGAGATATGCTTTTAAAACATGGGTGTAGAACACTTTTAAAACAGAGCGACAGAGAAACTCTAGAGCTTTTTGGATATTCTAAACCAGACTTTATAAATATTCTAAACTTTCAATATAGTACGGAAGTAGAAATGGGAGAGGCGTTAAACTTCTCATTTAATATCGTAAGTGAGAAGAAATTAGGAAAATTGAGAGTTGAATATGCTATATATTTTTTAAGAAAAAATCAACAACGCAATAAAAAAGTATTCAAAATTTCTGAATTTGACTCACAAGAAAAAGAGAAACGTTTTCTTAAAAGCTACTCTTTTAAACCTATAAGTACTCGCGTTTATTACAGAGGTTTACAAAAACTATCCATCATAATCAATGGAATAGTCTTTAAAGAGGTTGAGTTTACGCTTTTCTAG
- a CDS encoding HlyD family secretion protein has product MSQTQQFLLNRPHILARGAFYSFLFLMIFALSLSWFTTINIVAKGTGVISTVNGQKDIYVDSNGVLLEIFIKKGEEVKKGQILATISTNEIAEINTNLENSKVLYNLLQSEYRSIEKSSEIEIFSAEQTLIRAKEQKKLSENLFSEGFITKIKYLKAKDELASASANLVIVKNKYLIKLNEIKSKILTIEADNKMSRNNITLSNAKRGNIGMHQDKNDAIYSPVDGIVALAQSWGENMSIKNNLPVFVIVPKNEDMIANVEIPTSKMTNVILGQDVRLKIDAYPYKQFGVWKGKLTYVSATSKLNSLGEFVYETTVKLDKNDIKIKNKPLIIGQTLHAEIVVARKRIIIYLLDYLRGMAK; this is encoded by the coding sequence ATGAGCCAAACACAACAGTTTTTATTAAATAGACCCCATATATTAGCCCGTGGAGCATTCTATTCGTTTTTATTCTTAATGATATTTGCTTTAAGTCTATCATGGTTTACAACCATTAATATTGTAGCTAAAGGTACAGGGGTAATAAGTACGGTCAATGGACAAAAAGATATATATGTTGATTCAAATGGAGTTTTACTTGAAATATTTATCAAAAAAGGTGAGGAAGTTAAAAAAGGTCAAATATTAGCAACCATAAGTACTAACGAAATTGCAGAAATAAACACTAATTTAGAAAACTCTAAAGTCTTATACAATCTCTTACAAAGTGAGTATCGAAGTATTGAAAAATCTAGTGAAATTGAGATATTTTCAGCTGAGCAAACACTCATCCGTGCTAAAGAACAAAAAAAACTCTCAGAAAACCTTTTTAGCGAAGGTTTTATTACAAAAATTAAATACTTAAAAGCTAAGGATGAACTTGCGAGTGCTAGTGCAAATTTAGTTATTGTAAAGAATAAATATCTTATTAAATTAAATGAGATTAAATCTAAAATTTTAACTATAGAAGCTGATAATAAAATGAGCAGAAATAACATAACACTTTCAAATGCTAAACGAGGGAATATAGGAATGCATCAGGATAAAAATGATGCAATATATTCGCCAGTAGATGGAATTGTGGCGTTGGCTCAGAGTTGGGGAGAAAATATGAGCATTAAAAATAATCTACCCGTTTTTGTCATAGTACCTAAAAATGAGGATATGATAGCTAATGTAGAGATTCCTACATCAAAAATGACGAATGTAATCCTGGGGCAGGATGTAAGGCTAAAGATAGATGCATATCCGTACAAGCAGTTTGGCGTATGGAAAGGAAAACTAACTTATGTGAGTGCAACAAGTAAGTTAAACTCTTTAGGTGAGTTTGTTTATGAGACAACGGTTAAGCTTGATAAAAATGATATAAAAATAAAGAATAAACCTTTAATTATTGGTCAAACTCTTCATGCAGAAATTGTTGTTGCACGAAAAAGAATTATAATTTATTTGTTAGACTATTTACGAGGCATGGCAAAATAA